The Solicola gregarius DNA window CCGTTGGGTACGCTGGACCGTCATACGGACGCGAAACGATCACCGATGCTCAGGGGCAATCCGATGAAGGTACGCAAGACTCTGGTCGCGCTTGGCGCGGCCGCAACACTCTCCCTCACGGCGTGCGGCAACGCCGAGGACGTCGTCGGCGTTGACTCGTCGGTTGGCGGTGACTCCGCCGCGGCGCAGGCGTCCGGCGCCCTGACGCAGGACACCTTCGCCTCCTCGGTCTCCGACGCCCAGAGCAAGGCCCAGACGGCGCATCTGGAGATGGACATCGAGGCGTCGGGCATGGAGATCAGCGGGTCGGGCGACATGGCGATGGACCCCGAGTCCGACGACCCCAAGGACTCCAAGATGGCGATGACGATGGAGATGCCGATGATCGGCGATCTCGAGATGCGCCTCGTCGACGGCATTGCGTACGTCAACATGGGCTCGTACACGCAGGACAAGTTCGCCACGTTCGACCTGACCGACGACAGCAACCCTCTCGGCACGTCGCTCGACGAGATCACCAAGCAGGCCGACCCGAACGCCATGGTCAAGCAGCTCTCCGGTTCCCTCAAGGACTTCGAGAAGACCGACGAGACCGAGGAGATCGACGGCGTCGAGGCGACGAAGTACGAGCTGACGATGGACGGCTCCGAGCTCGGCGGCATGATGCAGCAGGCCGAGGGCAGCTCGCTGAGTGGTGGCAGCGTCGATATGCCGAAGAAGGTCGTCGCGTACGTCTGGATCGGTGACGACGACCTCCTCCGCAAGATGACGATGGACCTCGACTCGGGTTCCATGCCGATGAGCATGGAGATGACGTTCACCAAGTGGGGCGAGCCCGTCGAGGTCGAGGCGCCGCCCGCGGACGAGACCATCGACGGCTCGGAGCTCGACCTCGGCACCACGATGTGACGATGGCCCGAACGTCTCGGATCGACGCGACCGGCGCGCCAGTCGTCGCGGGTAGCGTCGGCCTGCTGCTCGGCTGGCTGGTCAGCGGCATCGCGTACGCGAGCGGGCCGCTGCCCGACGCGCTGTGCGCGCTGGTGTGGCTGCTGGTGGCGGGCGGCATCGCGTACTGGCTCTATCAGCGGATGACCGGGCCGTACGCCGACTGGACCGACGACAAGCTGGTCAACACGCGCCTCGGCAGGTGGATCGTGACGGTCGCCGCGCTGCTCGCGCTGGTGACGGTCATCCGCATCATCACCGGCATCGGCAACGACGACGACCTCGGCCTGATGCTCTGGGGCTTCCAGCCGCTCTAGCCGCCCGCCCGGTGAGCCGCCCGCCCCGTGAGCCGCCCGCTCGTGCGGCGACACGCCGGCGTTTCCCACAAGAGCGTGCGGCCCACGGGGCGCTCAGTCCCAGCGGCGGCCGGGAGGCCAGGTCCGCCACCACGCCGGCTTCTCGGTCGTCCAGGTTTGCCGACCCATCGAGTGCGCACGCTCGAAACCCAGCCGGAGCCGTTGCCGGGTTTCAGGACGCTCGCTGCGGCTGAGCTGGGCCGAGCCGATACGCACCACCGCCGACCCGTGGTTCTCCAGCGCTTCTTCGCGGACGTTGTCGGCATTGTGTACGCCGATGTCGCGGTGGTCGCCGCCATCGGACTCGATCACGAGACCCGAGTCGGGATCGAGCAGGTCGGGGATCCCAAGCAGCTTCTCGCGTTGGTCGAACACCGGCACGTTGACGTGCCAGGTCTCGATGCCGAGAGTCTCGGTCGCGAGGACGCGGGTACGCGTCTCCCAGGGGCTTGCCGATCTGGTGCTCAAGTGAGCGAGTGCCCATCGAGCCTGAACCCGACCCCGAGTCTTCACGTGCGCGTCGAAGACGGCTCGTACGTTCCCGGCCGCTGTCCGGGCTTGCTCGATGATCGTGCTCGTCGCCATTTCGACCGCCACCAGGGCCTCGATGCGGTTCGGTGCGTCCAGCATGTCGTCGTAGGCCGCGCGGGCGATGGTCGCGACGACGACGTCGTCGAGGTCAACCACCTCGCCGGGGACCCAACGCCTCTCGCGCGGTCGTGTGCCTGGCTGGCGGCGCAGCCGAGCGCCAGGGCCGCACAAGAACGTCACCGGCAAATCCTTGCCGTACCGTTCGCCGTCGCAATAGGCCTGGCCCTGCAGCCATCGCGATGCCCACCCGGTCAGCACGCAGCCGTCGGTCATCAACCCGAGGGCGTCGGCGATTCGGGTGGCGGGCTGGTCGATGGAGATTCCCGCAGGGCGACGCAGCCCGCGAAAGGGGGTCTCGTACTGCTCGCCCCGAAGAGCCCACGCGGTAACACCGTCGTCGCGAAGCCTGGACGTGCGTCGGGTCAGCTGGGGGACGTACGAAATGTCGCGCATACTGGCAATGTGCCGCCGCGGAACTCGATCGGCGCGCGTATCCACAGGCACGCACAGCCCAATCTGCTGAGCCCCACGCTCGTGCGGCGACACGCGGGCGTGTCGCACAACAGCGTGCGGCTCACGGATTTGGCGTGAGCGCTGCCCACCCGATATGCTGGCCGCTGCCGAAGACCGCTGGTCATGACGAAGGTCCCATTCAGGTGGGCGGCCCGCGCAGGACACTGAATCGCAAGACGTCTCGTACGTCTTTCGCCCCGTGCGCCTGCGCCGGGGCTTCTTTCCTGTCCGGGCCCCTCGTACGCCAGCTCATTCGGCGCAACCGACGAATGAGAAGGAGACCCATGGCGCGCCAGGACAAGGCAGCCGCGGTCGCCGAGCTCGCTGAGGAGTTCCGCAGCAGCAACGGTGCCGTGCTGACCGAGTACCGCGGTCTCACCGTGAAGCAGCTGCAGGATCTGCGGCGCTCGCTCGGTGAGGACGTCAGCTACGCCGTGGTGAAGAACACCCTGACCAAGATCGCGGCCCGCGAAGCCGGCGTCGATGCCTTCGACGACCTGCTCACCGGACCCTCGGCCATCGCCTTCATCAAGGGCGACCCGGTCGAGGCCGCGAAGGGTCTGCGTGACTTCGCCAAGGCGAACCAACCTCTCGTGATCAAGGGTGGCGTGCTCGACGGCAAGTCGCTCGATGCCGATGAGATCAAGAAGCTGGCCGACCTCGAAGTCGCGCGAGGTCCTCCTCGCCAAGCTCGCAGGTGACATGAAGGCCAGCCTCAGCCAGGCCGCCGCGCTCTTCAACGCCCCGTTGGCCCAAGCGGCCCGCGCGGTCGGAGCGCTGCAGACCAAGGCCGAGTCCGACCCGTCCGTGATCGCCGGCGCGGGCGAGGCCCAGTCCGAGGAGCCCGCCGCCGCGCCGGCCGACGACGCCGCCGAGGCCGAGTCGAAGGACTGACCGCACCACCCTCACGTACCAAGCACCACCACCCCAGGAAGGAACCGCCACCATGGCGAAACTGAGCACCGACGAGCTGCTGGACACGTTCAAGGAGATGACCCTCCTCGAGCTCAGCGAGTTCGTGAAGCAGTTCGAGGACACGTTCGACGTCACCGCAGCCGCGCCCGTCGCGGCCGTTGCCGCCGCCCCGGCCGCCGGAGGCAATGCCGCCGACGAGGCCGCTGCCGAGCAGGACGAGTTCGACGTGGTCCTCGAGGCCGCCGGCGACAAGAAGATCCAGGTCATCAAGGAGGTCCGCGGACTCACCAGCCTCGGCCTCAAGGAGGCCAAGGACCTCGTCGAGGGCGCGCCGAAGGCCATCGTCGAGAAGGTCAACAAGGAGGCCGCCGAGAAGGCCAAGGAGGCCCTCGAGGGCGCCGGGGCCACCGTCTCGGTCAAGTGACATCGCACGGGCTGCTCGCAGCCTGAGGACGGGCGGCCAGCCATTGCGGCTGGCCGCCCGTTTCGCGTACCTACGTGCCCCCCGCAACGGTGCGGTAACACCACGACACCGGGGGTTGTAACCCCGGGTTACCGTCAGGTAGCATCCACGCTTGATTAGGATGCGCGTCACACGCCATCCGGGAGTAGCCGCAGAGATCGACGTGTCGGCAAGGGCGCGAGACACAAGTTCGTGACGGGCCGCGTGGCCCGAGCACAAAGAAAACCCAGGGGTGCGGACGCCGCAGTGCGGCGGCCGCACCGTGCAGGCAAGGAGGCACGTGCGTGGGTGTAGCAGTGCAGGTCGAAGGGCTCACGAAGTCCTTCGGCAACCAGCTCATCTGGGGCGATGTCACCCTCACGCTGCCACCCGGCGAGATCTCGGTGATCCTCGGGCCGTCGGGCACCGGTAAGTCCGTTTTCCTGAAGACCCTGATCGGTTTGCTCAAGCCCGACCGGGGCTCGGTGGTCATCGAGGGCACCGACGTCGCCACCTGCAAGGAGAAGGAGCTCTACGAGATCCGCAAGCTGTTCGGCGTGCTGTTCCAGGACGGCGCGATGTTCGGCTCGATGAACCTCTACGACAACGTCGCCTTCCCGCTGCGCGAGCACACCAAGAAGCCCGAGTCCGAGATCCGTCAGATCGTGATGGAGAAGATGGAGATGGTCGGCCTGGTCGGGGCCGAGACCAAGCTCCCCGGTGAGATCTCCGGCGGTATGCGCAAGCGCGCCGGCATCGCCCGCGGCCTGGTGCTCGAGCCCGAGATCATCCTGTTCGACGAGCCCGACTCCGGCCTCGATCCCGTACGTACCGCGCTGATCAGCCAGCTGATCATCGATCTCAACTCGCAGATCGACGCGACGTTCCTGATCGTCACCCACGACATCAACACCGCGCGTACCGTGCCCGACAACATCGGCATGCTCTATCACCAGCACCTCGCGATGTTCGGTCACCGCGAGATGCTGCTGTCCAGCGACCAGCCCGCCGTACGCCAGTTCCTGAACGCGCAGAAGGCCGGCCCGATCGGCATGACCGAGGAGAAGGACGAGGACGAGCTCGCCCAAGAGGCGCACTACGAGATGCCGCCGCTCCCGCCGATCCCGATGCAGGTGATGCCGTCCGACGGCAGGCCGCGCCGCGGGCAGCGTCCTCCCGGCGAATGGTGCCGGCAGAACGGTGTCACACCGCCTCCGGGCTCGTTCCGCCAGACGATGTCGATGGCGCCCGGTGGTGCTGCGTGAGCTCAGTGCCCCGGCCACCAACGCACACCCTGTTGCGCGACGCCCGGACGGGCGCCTCGCTGCGTTCTCGTCGGTCGAAGGTGGATCGGCACCGACTTCCCTTCTCGGCCTTGCGATGCATCCCGCCGGACGCCGCTCTCGACGGGCAGCGTTGATGGCCGGGGCACTAAACGCCGTCGCGAGGCCCATCGGGGTCGCGGGCAGCCTCTTCGCCTTCGGGCTCGATGTCATCGTCTCGATCTTTCGTCGCCCGTTCCAGCTGCGCGAGTTCCTGAACCAAGCGTGGTTCATCGCGTCGGTCACGATCTTCCCGACCGCCCTGGTCGCGATCCCGTTCGGTGCGGTGATCGCGCTGCAGACGGGCTCGCTGATCAGCCAGTTCGGCGCCCAGTCGTTCACCGGCTCCGCAGCGGTGATCGCGATCGTACGCAACGCCGGGCCGATCGCCACGGCCCTGATGGTCGCCGGCGCCGGTGGCTCGGCGATCGCCGCCGACCTCGGAGCGCGCAAGATCCGCGAGGAGCTCGACGCGATGCAGGTGCTGGGCATCGACCCGATCCAGCGCCTGGTCGTACCCCGGGTGCTCGCCTGCATGCTGGTCGCAGTCTTCCTCAACGGCCTGGTCAGCATCGTCGGCGTGATCGGCGGGTACGCGTTCAACGTCATCCTGCAAGGGGGTACGCCCGGCGCGTACCTCGCCTCGTTCACTGCGCTGGCCCAGTTACCCGATCTCTGGCAAGGGATGGCGAAGGCGCTCGTCTTCGGTCTGGTCGCCGCGGTCGTCGCTGCCTACAAGGGCATGAACGCGAAGGGCGGACCGAAGGGTGTCGGTGACGCCGTGAACGAAGCCGTGGTGATCACGTTCATGTTGCTGTTCGTGATCAACTTCTTCATGTCTGCCATGTACTTCCAGATCGTGCCCGAGAAGGCGATATAGCCATGGCAGATCTGCGTACTCTCTATCAGCGCCCGCTCGGCGGGGTCGACGACCTCGGGCGCCAGCTCGCGTTCTACATCCGCGCGCTGATCTGGGTGCCGCGGGCGCTCGTGCGCTACCCGAAGGAGATCCTGCGGCTGCTGACCGAGGTCACCTTCGGTTCGGGCGGCCTCGCCGTCATCGGCGGCACGATCGGCGTCATCACCGCGATGTCGTTCTTCACCGGCACCGAGGTCGGCCTGCAGGGGTTCACGGCGCTCGACCAGTTGGGTACGTCCGCGTTCACCGGGTTCATCTCGGCGTACTTCAACACCCGCGAGATCGCGCCGCTCGTCGCCGGTATCGCGCTCGCCGCCACGGTCGGCTGCGGCTACACCGCTCAGCTCGGCGCGATGCGGATCAGCGAGGAGGTCGACGCCCTCGAGGTGATGGCCATCCCGTCGCTGCCGTACCTCGTCACGACGCGGGTGATCGCCGGGCTCGGCGCGATCATCCCGCTGTACATCGTCGGACTGCTCGCGTCGTACTTCGCGACCAGGTTCGTGGTCACCGTCGCGTACGGGCAGAGTCCCGGCACGTACGACCACTATTTCGACCTGTTCTTACCTCCCGGTGACGTGCTGTGGTCGTTCTTCAAGGTGCTCATCTTCGCCGTCGTGGTGATCATGATCCACTGCTTCTACGGCTACTACGCCACGGGTGGCCCGGCCGGTGTCGGTGTCGCCGTCGGCCACGCCGTACGTACCTCGATCGTTGCGATCAACGTCGTCGACCTGCTGCTGTCGATGGCGATCTGGGGTACGACGACGACGGTTCGATTGGCGGGTTAGCGCGATGGCCCGTACCCCTGTGCTCGAACGCACCTCGACTGTGCGCACGCTCGGCATCGCCTTCATCGTGCTGATGCTGATCGTGCTGTGGATCACGTGGGGAATCTTCAACAAGTCGTTCCGCGACACGGTCGAGGTGTCGATGCTCGCGCCGTCGTCCGGCCTGCAGCTCTCCGAGGGCGGCGACGTGAAGATGCGCGGCGTACTCGTCGGCGAGGTCGAGTCGATCGAGCTCGCATCCGACGGCGAGGGCGCGCAGATCTCACTCGATCTCGATCCCGACAAGGTCGACAAGATCCCGGCGGACGTCGCGGCGCTCATCGTCCCGAAGACGCTCTTCGGGCAGAAGTACGTCGACCTGCAGATTCCCGAGGGTGCGGTGACAACGCCGATCGCCCAGGGAGACGTCATCTCGCAGGCGAAGGTGCCCGCCGAGGTCGAGACGCTGCTCAACGACCTGTACCCGCTGCTGCGTGCGGTCAAGCCGGCCGACCTGTCGAAGACGCTCAACGCGCTCGCGACGGCGCTCGACGGGCGCGGTGAGGAGATCGGCGAGAACCTCGAGAACCTCAACGACTACCTGGGCAAGCTGAACACCGTCTCGCCCGAGCTGGTCGACGACATCGTCAAGCTCGGCGACGTCTCCGAAACGTACGCCGACGCCATGCCCGATATCGGCACGCTGCTGCGCAACGCGGTCGAGACGGGCGACACGATCGTCGAGAAGCAGGATCAGCTGGCCGAGGTGTTCTCCGCGGTGAGTGACTTCTCCGACGTCGGCCGCAGCTTCTTCTCGTACAACGGCACCGGGCTGATCCGGCTCAATCACCAGGCGCGGCCGACGATGTCGCTGCTGGCGGAGTACTCGCCGATCGCGCCGTGCGTCACCAAGGGTGCGGCGAAGATCCTGCCGCGGCTGAACCAGGCGCTGCGCGGCAACACCCTGCATGGCCGAGTGATGTACCCGGTCAAGCAGCCCACTCCGTACACCGGCAGCGAGACGCCGATCCTGCCGCCGATGAGCGACCAGTCGTCGCTGCTCGCGCCGAACTGCCTCTCGGCGCCGGACTCCCCGTACGGCAACGGCAACCCGTCGCCGGGCGCGCCGTTCGAGCTGCTGCAGAAGTTCGGCATCGACAACGACCACAACAAGTACCCCAGCCTCGGCCGGCCGGCTCCCGTCGTGGGAGGTGTCCGCTGATGCGCAAGGGTCTCGACCGCCAGAGCGCGGGCTCGCTCGCGAAGCTGCTGGTGTTCATCCTGGTGACGACGCTGGCGACGGCCGTGCTCGCGATCACGATCGGCAACATCTCGTTCGAGAGCCGCGAGACATACAAGGCCGAGTTCAGCGATACGACGAGCCTGATCAAGGGCGACGACGTTCGCATCGCGGGCGTACGCGTCGGCACGGTCGAGAGCGTCGATCTGGGCGACGACAACCAGAGCTCGATCGTGACGATGGCGGTCGACGACAGTACGACGCTTCCGCAGTCGACCGAGGCGACGATCAAGTACCGCAACCTGATCGGCCAGCGCTACATCTCGCTCGAGCAGGGCTCGAAGGGCTCCACCGAGCCGATGGAGTCCGGCGACATGATCCCGCTCGACCAGACCACGGAGGCGCTCGATCTGTCGGCGCTGTTCAACGGGTTCAAGCCGCTGTTCCAGGGCTTGTCGCCGGAGGACACCAACAAGCTCGCGAACGAGCTGGTCCAGGTGCTGCAGGGCGAGTCCGGCACGATCGAGACGCTGCTGTCGCGTACGGCATCGGTGTCGCAGACGTTCGCCAACCGCGACAAGCTGATCGGCAGCGTCATCACCAACTTCAACGACCTGCTCGACACGCTCAACAACCGCGACGAGGAGCTCGACGACACCATCGTCACCGTGCAGAAGTTCATGAGCGGGCTGAACGACGACCGCGGCGCGATCACGACGGCGCTCGACTCGATCGACGATCTGACGACGGAGACCGCATCGCTGGTCACCGACGTACGTCCCGCGCTGACGACCGACATCAAACAGCTGCGTGAGCTGTCGACCCGCCTCGACCAACCGGCCCTGCGCCACGAGCTCGACGACATCATCAAGATCCTGCCGATCAAGGCGACGAAGCTGGGTCTGACGGGCGACTTCGGGCCACTGGGTGGCGTTGTCCCCTGCGAGATCCGGAGTGACATCACTATTCCGGCGATTCCAGGAATTTCGGGCTATGAACGGCCGAGGAACATTTTCAGCGGGGTCGTCGTAAATAACCCGAAGTTCTCCGGCAGGTGCGACTGATGAAGCCGTTCCGGGAACGCAACCTCGTGGTCGTCGGCCTCGTCTCGATCGCCGTCATCGCGGTGATGATGCTCGCCGCATTCCGAGCCGACTCCCTGCCGCTGATCGGCGGCGGTAACACCTACTACGCGGAGTTCAGCGAGGCCGGCGGTCTGCGCGCGGGCGACGACGTGCGCGTCGCGGGCATCAAGGTCGGCGAGGTCAAGGACATCACCCTCGAAGGCGATACCGTTCGGGTCGCGATGCT harbors:
- a CDS encoding MCE family protein; its protein translation is MARTPVLERTSTVRTLGIAFIVLMLIVLWITWGIFNKSFRDTVEVSMLAPSSGLQLSEGGDVKMRGVLVGEVESIELASDGEGAQISLDLDPDKVDKIPADVAALIVPKTLFGQKYVDLQIPEGAVTTPIAQGDVISQAKVPAEVETLLNDLYPLLRAVKPADLSKTLNALATALDGRGEEIGENLENLNDYLGKLNTVSPELVDDIVKLGDVSETYADAMPDIGTLLRNAVETGDTIVEKQDQLAEVFSAVSDFSDVGRSFFSYNGTGLIRLNHQARPTMSLLAEYSPIAPCVTKGAAKILPRLNQALRGNTLHGRVMYPVKQPTPYTGSETPILPPMSDQSSLLAPNCLSAPDSPYGNGNPSPGAPFELLQKFGIDNDHNKYPSLGRPAPVVGGVR
- a CDS encoding LppX_LprAFG lipoprotein — its product is MLRGNPMKVRKTLVALGAAATLSLTACGNAEDVVGVDSSVGGDSAAAQASGALTQDTFASSVSDAQSKAQTAHLEMDIEASGMEISGSGDMAMDPESDDPKDSKMAMTMEMPMIGDLEMRLVDGIAYVNMGSYTQDKFATFDLTDDSNPLGTSLDEITKQADPNAMVKQLSGSLKDFEKTDETEEIDGVEATKYELTMDGSELGGMMQQAEGSSLSGGSVDMPKKVVAYVWIGDDDLLRKMTMDLDSGSMPMSMEMTFTKWGEPVEVEAPPADETIDGSELDLGTTM
- a CDS encoding MlaE family ABC transporter permease, encoding MADLRTLYQRPLGGVDDLGRQLAFYIRALIWVPRALVRYPKEILRLLTEVTFGSGGLAVIGGTIGVITAMSFFTGTEVGLQGFTALDQLGTSAFTGFISAYFNTREIAPLVAGIALAATVGCGYTAQLGAMRISEEVDALEVMAIPSLPYLVTTRVIAGLGAIIPLYIVGLLASYFATRFVVTVAYGQSPGTYDHYFDLFLPPGDVLWSFFKVLIFAVVVIMIHCFYGYYATGGPAGVGVAVGHAVRTSIVAINVVDLLLSMAIWGTTTTVRLAG
- a CDS encoding MlaE family ABC transporter permease, producing MAGALNAVARPIGVAGSLFAFGLDVIVSIFRRPFQLREFLNQAWFIASVTIFPTALVAIPFGAVIALQTGSLISQFGAQSFTGSAAVIAIVRNAGPIATALMVAGAGGSAIAADLGARKIREELDAMQVLGIDPIQRLVVPRVLACMLVAVFLNGLVSIVGVIGGYAFNVILQGGTPGAYLASFTALAQLPDLWQGMAKALVFGLVAAVVAAYKGMNAKGGPKGVGDAVNEAVVITFMLLFVINFFMSAMYFQIVPEKAI
- a CDS encoding ABC transporter ATP-binding protein; translated protein: MGVAVQVEGLTKSFGNQLIWGDVTLTLPPGEISVILGPSGTGKSVFLKTLIGLLKPDRGSVVIEGTDVATCKEKELYEIRKLFGVLFQDGAMFGSMNLYDNVAFPLREHTKKPESEIRQIVMEKMEMVGLVGAETKLPGEISGGMRKRAGIARGLVLEPEIILFDEPDSGLDPVRTALISQLIIDLNSQIDATFLIVTHDINTARTVPDNIGMLYHQHLAMFGHREMLLSSDQPAVRQFLNAQKAGPIGMTEEKDEDELAQEAHYEMPPLPPIPMQVMPSDGRPRRGQRPPGEWCRQNGVTPPPGSFRQTMSMAPGGAA
- the rplL gene encoding 50S ribosomal protein L7/L12, which encodes MAKLSTDELLDTFKEMTLLELSEFVKQFEDTFDVTAAAPVAAVAAAPAAGGNAADEAAAEQDEFDVVLEAAGDKKIQVIKEVRGLTSLGLKEAKDLVEGAPKAIVEKVNKEAAEKAKEALEGAGATVSVK
- a CDS encoding MCE family protein, with product MRKGLDRQSAGSLAKLLVFILVTTLATAVLAITIGNISFESRETYKAEFSDTTSLIKGDDVRIAGVRVGTVESVDLGDDNQSSIVTMAVDDSTTLPQSTEATIKYRNLIGQRYISLEQGSKGSTEPMESGDMIPLDQTTEALDLSALFNGFKPLFQGLSPEDTNKLANELVQVLQGESGTIETLLSRTASVSQTFANRDKLIGSVITNFNDLLDTLNNRDEELDDTIVTVQKFMSGLNDDRGAITTALDSIDDLTTETASLVTDVRPALTTDIKQLRELSTRLDQPALRHELDDIIKILPIKATKLGLTGDFGPLGGVVPCEIRSDITIPAIPGISGYERPRNIFSGVVVNNPKFSGRCD